The window GGCCCACTCCGAAAGGGTGCATGGAGTATTTTGGgaagttctttttaaaatccaaatgaaaacattcGATCCATTGCGCTGCAGCCATGgcctctcctttccagagcgggcaggggaaggaggatgaAGATGCCATCACCAAGGTGCAAGGAAACGAGGATGAAGATGCCATCACCATCACTTCTGCAAGGGGGAAACTCCTGGAAATAGTTCTGCAGCATTTATTTGGTTGCAATAATGACAAGTGATACTTTTCAAAAGGCTAATGCAATTTGTGTGACTGAAGATTTTCCAGGTCACATGGGCAATGTAAATTCTGCCATCACTGGTGCAAGAGCAGCCTGGTAAGTTatggttttatttataaaagaaattatagaaTCTAATtcaagtgattaaaaaaaaaaagatactcaTCTAATTGAAGATGACAAGGCAGCTGTAGAGAGTTTTAATGAGTTCCAGTCACTGTCACACCTGCTACCTCCCACTACTCCAGCAGTAAAGTGAAACAGAGCAGAGAAGGGTGTTTGAAATGACAACATGCAAGTCCTGGAAATGATTTCAATAAATTCTGCCCACAACATTTCTGTCCCCCATGCGGAATACACCTCTGGCTCTGCACATACATATGTGTCCACAGACATACATATAAAAAGAGCAAGTTTAAACACTTTAATGATTTTTGATCATTTCAAACCCTCACATGGTGAAGTTAGAAGTGTGCTTCACAAAATGAGAACTTTtcagcagggcctggagcaataggacaaggggaatggatTTAAACTAAAAAGGGTAGATTCAGGCTAATGATAAGGAAGATTTTATTAacgtgagggtgggcaggccctggcacaggtgcccagagaagctgtggctgcccctggatccctgaagtgtccggggcagggctggacactggggctgggagcacctgggctggtggaaggtgggttgggatgggatgagctttaaggccctttcccacccaaaccatcctgtggtTCCATgactccttcccctgctcccgaGCAGGTAAATGCCCATTTGCCCAAGAGACTTCATTTCCCAGACGACTTGCTAAGCAGCCATTTTAAATTTGGAGATAACCTTTCCTCAGAGCAGGGATCTGGTCTCCTAGCAACAGCAGGAACACCTTGAGAGCCAAACCACAGcttcctctcccagcaggaacaTCCCTGTGCTGGTCCTTCCCCAGCGAGCCCAGCAAGGGGCCAGGGCACCCTgagggccagcagcacccagctgaGGGTGCCAGGGCACCCTgatggccagcagcacccagcaagGGGCCAGGGCACGCTgagggccagcagcacccagctgaGGGTGCCAGGGCACCCTGAGGGACAGTAGCACCCAGCTGAGGGGGCCAGGGCACCCTGAGGGACAGTAGCACCCAGCAAGGGGCCAGGGCACCCTgatggccagcagcacccagctgaGGGGGCCAGGGCAccctgagggacagcagcacccagctgaGGGTGCCAGGGCAccctgagggacagcagcacccagctgaGGGGGCCAGGGCACGCTgagggccagcagcacccagctgaAGGTGCCAGGGCCAGgacagaggctgggctgggcacagctctgtcacagccTGTCAGCTGTACCCTGATCCCAGTGGACACCTTCATTTCAATCATCCCTAATGCAGACCAGGAATAGTCTCTTCTCTGGCTGGAAAAGTTGTACCACAGCAGGACTAGACTGAATTTGTAGCAGCTTGCTTTTCTGCCAAGGTTCACATGACAGCCATCACTTTGGAGGGCAGCTATTTTTTGTTCTTAGCAAGAGTAGGAAACAGCAAATTGCAGGTACTTTGCAATGAAAAGAACAAGAGGgcaaagcagcaccatgtgCAGGTACATTTCAGTGGGCTCTGAACCAGTCACATGGAATATATTGTAAAGACAAGACCAAACGAGCACAGTCAAGGCTAAAAGCCTGCAGAATGGGCAAACAGaggtgattttcttttcctgtggtgGAGCAGTGTCTCAGCTGCCTTGCTGCTGTCAGGGGAGCACAGAGGGTGCAGCTCTGTCAGTGCTCCCATCAGAGCAGGTGCAGGGCCCCACTGCCTTGTCCAGGTCCCACAGTCCATGAATTTGAGCTATTACAACTTTTAGAACTTCCTTGTTAAATTGGTTCCTTGGAACCTGCTCACTGGAGTAAGATTtcaacaaacacacacagagcagagactgGGGGGAAAGTGATGTGCACCAGAGGAGTGCAGGATAAAACTTTGTAAACTGCAtttcttctctgtcttttgccttattctgcttttctctgcttcttttcctGCCCTGTACCTATTTCCCCACCAAGATGTTGAAGCTGCAGAGTGAGgtagagcagcagggctgttaTATTTAACCGAGCAACACAAACCACAAAGGGTTAATGCCACAAATCAGTTGGTGGGTGCTTTTTGTTGTTTACATTGCTCCAAATTTTGCTATCTTCATCCATCTATCTCCATTTTAATATTCAtctccattttcttttatttccctggTGTCTTTTTCAAAAGACCTGCACAATGATGGATTTGTACAAGGGACCTCAGCTCTTGCTAAGCTTGAATTGCATCTCTCAAGCTCGGGAGAGCTGTGGTTTATTAACTTGCAGTGCCACCTAGCACACAACCCTCACATTATTCTTGCTGTAGTTTCACAAAGGACAGCTCAAAgctttcacatttaaaaaaaaggataaacTTATGCTTGGAGTGTTTTAAGGACCTAATGCAAAGTTTTGCTTTGAACAGTGAAGTTTTCATTAGAAAATGCAACCCCAAGACATCAAGGGCAAAGGCCAAGCTCTTGTCCTGACCTCCTCCCTCCTGACAACAGAGCCCAGCCACGCTCAGAGCCCCCTGGCAAAGCAGCTCCCCTCCATCCACAGTGTCAGCACTCCCCAGCCTTTCTACAGGGCCTTGGCAGCAATGCAAATCATAAATTTTAGTGCTTCTTTAGAATTTCTAAGGAGAGCTTCTCCCAGTGAACAGAGACACCACTACGTGTTTGGAATTGAAGAATTAAAGCAAGTCAAAACAAAAGATAAGCCTGCAATAATAAGAATGGTTTGGGCTTAGTTATGATTTCATGATCCTTGATTTTTCAGCCTGTCTTCAAAgagtccagcactgccaaggacTGCATTTACAGGAGAACACATGGGCAAAACTGTCCTGGAACAAGGGAAAAGACTTCACACACAATTTCTACACACTCAGATTTAGAATCAAAgagcttttcccttctctccacGTCCTTGGGTTCACCTTGCTTGGAATGACTGGAAGGAATGCCTTtgtgagggcacagggatgtgtgACCCAGCACCCACCAcaggaattacagaatcactgctcctgctgccttttacATTCCAGTCTCTTCTTGACATCACAGTGAAGAGAAATCACAGTCAAGACACAAAAATGTAAACCCAGCTCAGGCATTTCAACAAGTCCCCCTGGTTTCTAATTCCCAAAAGAGGAAACCCCAGAATCCAGTCACAATCAGTGACTGAGCTGTGCCTCCACAGCCCAACAACTCTTGGGCACACACCACAAACACTGAAGTTTAAGTCCTGGCCTTTCATGTTTTCACTGTCCTCTAAAGTGCAAGATCTGACTCTCTGTTTACAAATCCACTGCTGTTATTCACAAGGCTAGAACCATGGCATGTTATAATGCAGCTGGGAGTGTGGCTGTTCTCAAATTTATTTTaccaaaatacacattttcagCTACTAATTATAATGGCactattccttttttccccctggtaCAATGTGAAGATTAGTCATGACAggtgtttcttttctcctcagAAAGTAAAGAAATCCATACCTTAATTAATATAAGGAGATAATTGCTATGCTGAGGTGATGAGGCCTCAGGCAGCTCTGGTGAGAAGctatttatttctccttcttttcatTCAGTTAAGTACAGACACTCCCCAGATGTGCAGAGCTCTTCATGCCAGCCAGCAAATCCAACTGGGGAGGTGCCACTGCCACAGCAACAGGGAGGAAACTCAGCAAACAGGTCTCTGTCCTTGCAGGAGGGAGGATAAATACCTAATCTTGCCCTCTCTCACCTCCTCATTATCTCTCCATCTCTCCAATCTTCTAAGCACTgataaaagcattttctgtctgttttacCAACTTTCCGGGGTCAAACTTATGTCTTATTAACAGTTAACCTCAGTTTCTCTATCCAAGCTGGGGAATCACTGCTTCGCCATCCCACAAAGGAGGATGGATGGCTCTGGAAGTTCTTAACACCCTGGTACTGTTCCAGTCCATAAATACACACGGCTCCTACACAGAACTGAAAGGTGTTGGTCACCATGGTCTCGTTAGTGCTGTCCTGGCAATTCCCTATCACAGATTGATAGTGCTACAGACCAGCTAGTGATTaacagtaattattttttattcatttcatGCACTGTTTCAATTTGTTAAGCACTTCAGAGACTGAGTAATAACAGGAttcctgtgttttgttgttttccagGTTACAATTGCTAATTAGGATATTCTCAATCATCACGTGCACAAGTCAGTAGTTATGCCAAGTTTTTACTATTAAATCATAACCAAGGAATTCTTTCCACAGAACCAACATTTCTTTCCACTTTCATGGACAGActtacatttttataaaaataatcagACAGCTacaaaaataagcatttttcttaggaaaaaaaggtaaCATAAAAAAGCAGTATGGTATTTCTGTCTGGTTTTTCCATGTGATATAGCCATTACAGAGAGATGGAACCCTATAGAACTTACTCTGAAAATATGTGGTTTTTTCGTCATTTAAAATTCTAGTACTGAGGAAAGGTTGAGTCGATTTTAGTGGCCCAAGCCATGAGCCCCCCTTTGATATCCTTAGCTAACACAGAACCGAATTCTTCGGCAGGCAACTCCTGCAGAATTTTTACAGCCTTCTGGGAATCATTTCCTAACTTGCACACAACATATACAGGGAGAGGGGTTTGGTCATCgcttctctgcttttcttcgCAAATCCTTTTCTGTAGTCGCTGCAGAGACGCCGggtccctgtcctgcaggcGGCGGAGCGGGATGTGCAGGGCGTGCGGCAGGCGGCAGATCTCCGCCTCCACCGGCGGCCGCACGTCCAGCAGCACATGCGGGGCCCGCGCGTCCAGCAGCGCCTTGTACTGCTGCACGGAGACCCTGTCCGCGccgggcagcagctgcagggcccgGCACTTGTCCGTGGCACAGGAGCCGCAGAACGCCTCGTAATCCTGCAGGCAGGTgatgctggggctgtccccgcACACGGCGCAGTCCGCTCTCCTCGGCCGCAGCTTGATGTTGCGGAACCTGCCCTCGAGGGCGTCGAACATCAGCATGTAGCCGCTGAAGGAGGAGCCCATGCCCGAGGCGATCTTCAGCACCTCCAGCGCCTGCAAGCAGCCGATGATGCCGGTGACCGCGCCGAGCACGCCGCCGTCGGCGCAGTTGGTGACGGCgtcgggcggcggcggccgggggaACAGGCAGCGGTAGCAGGGCCCGCCGCGGTGGTTGTACACGGCCAGCTGCCCCTCGAGGCGCAGCGCGCTGCCGGACACCAGCGGCTTGCCGGCCAGCACGCAGGCGTCGCTCACCAGGTAGCGGGTGGGGACGTTGTCGGAGCAGTCGGCCACGATGTCGTACTGGCGCACGAGGCGCAGCGCGGAGCGCGGCCGCAGCGCCCCGCGGTACGGCACGTACTGCACGGCCGAGTTCAGCCGCCGCAGCGCCGCGGCCGCCGAGCGCGCCTTGGGCCGCCCGCGCCGCGCCTCGCCGTGCAGCACCTGCCGCTGCAGGTTGCTCGTCTCCACCACGTCGTGATCCACCAGCCCCAGGCGGCCCACGCCGGCCGCCGCCAGGTACTGCGCCAGCGGACAGcccagcccgccgcagcccaccACGAGCACGGAGCTCCGCGCCAGGCGCAGCTGCCCCCGCACGCCCAGCTCGGGCAGCACCAGCTGCCGGCTGTACCGCAGGATCTCGGCCGCGCTCAGCGCCGACCGcgccggcagcggcggcagctCCGCGGGGAAGCCGAgggctccatcctcatcctcgtCCTCGTcgtcctcatcctcctcatcggCATCCCCCGAGTCCCCCCGCGCCAGCTCGGCCGCCAGGCGCTCCCGCAGCCCGCGGGTTCCATCCTCATCCTCGGCATCCCCCGCGTCCCCCCGCGCCGGCTCGGCCGCCGAGGGCTGCCGCGCCCCGCAGGCTGCCTCGTCCCGCTCCCGCTCTCCGTCCTCCTCCTGCTCGGCCGTGTCCCCCCGCGCCAGCTCGGCCGCCAGGCGCTCCCGCAGCCCGCGCAGCtcgcgctcccgccgccggaTCTCGGCCCGCAGccgcgccgccgctgcccccgccATGGCCGCCAACGCCAacgccgccgccggccccgccgcttcCGGCGCGGCGCCGCGTCACTGCCGCCATGGCGGCGCGGGGCCCCGGCCGCGTCTCCGTCCTGCTGCCCACCTACAACGAGCGCGACAACCTGCCCCTCGTCGTGTGGCTGCTGGCCCGCACCTTCAGCGACAGGTACCGGGCGCACGGCCGGAGAGGGATAAACGCTGCCGGTGCGGGCTTCGGGCAGGGCCGCGCAGTGACAGCGGTGCCTGCGGGGCTGGGAATGCCCGGCCATGGAGTGAGCGAGGGCAGTGCCGACCTCCGTGCGCACACGGGTGTCCCTGACCCGCACCGAGCCACCCGTCACGGGGTTGGAGATCCCTCCCAGAACATCCAGTGCAAGCCGTGCCCCATCCCCACCGTGTCCCGGGCCccgagtgccacctccagcccttctcGGGacccctccagcccttcccgggacccctccagcccttcccgggaccgctccagcccttcccgggacacctccagcccctcccgggatttctccagcccttcccgggacccctccagcccctcccggggcacctccagcccttctcGGGacccctccagcccttcccgggacccctccagcccttctcgggacacctccagcccttcccggGATTTCTCCAGCCCTTCCCGGGACCCGTCCAGCCCTTCCCGGGacccctccagcccttcccgggaccgctccagcccctcccgggatttctccagcccttcccaggacacctccagcccttctcgggacacctccagcccttcccgggacgcctccagcccttcccaggacacctccagcccttcccaggacacctccagcccttctcgggacacctccagcccttcccgggatttct of the Molothrus aeneus isolate 106 chromosome 17, BPBGC_Maene_1.0, whole genome shotgun sequence genome contains:
- the MOCS3 gene encoding adenylyltransferase and sulfurtransferase MOCS3; this encodes MAGAAAARLRAEIRRRERELRGLRERLAAELARGDTAEQEEDGERERDEAACGARQPSAAEPARGDAGDAEDEDGTRGLRERLAAELARGDSGDADEEDEDDEDEDEDGALGFPAELPPLPARSALSAAEILRYSRQLVLPELGVRGQLRLARSSVLVVGCGGLGCPLAQYLAAAGVGRLGLVDHDVVETSNLQRQVLHGEARRGRPKARSAAAALRRLNSAVQYVPYRGALRPRSALRLVRQYDIVADCSDNVPTRYLVSDACVLAGKPLVSGSALRLEGQLAVYNHRGGPCYRCLFPRPPPPDAVTNCADGGVLGAVTGIIGCLQALEVLKIASGMGSSFSGYMLMFDALEGRFRNIKLRPRRADCAVCGDSPSITCLQDYEAFCGSCATDKCRALQLLPGADRVSVQQYKALLDARAPHVLLDVRPPVEAEICRLPHALHIPLRRLQDRDPASLQRLQKRICEEKQRSDDQTPLPVYVVCKLGNDSQKAVKILQELPAEEFGSVLAKDIKGGLMAWATKIDSTFPQY